The genomic window AAGAGTATTCGTGGGGATCGTTCAATGGCGCTTCTTGGTAATGCTATCTGGAGAAAAGTAGATAGCAATGAAGCGTTGAACCTGCTATAATAGAACGAGCGCTCGATATAGTTTGTTTATGCCCAAGATAGTTGACTCTGAACAGTACCGAAAAGAAATCCTGTACAAATGTTTCGATTTGTTCGCAGAGAAAGGGTATGCCAATGTCACAACCAGACAGCTATCTAAAGAACTGGGCATTTCAACAGGGGCGATGTATCACTATTTTCCTAGCAAGCAAGCGTTGTTTGAACAACTTGTGGAGGAAGTTAGTATGCAGGAGTTTCAACTATTCAAAACGGCTGCCCGTGGACATCCGCTTTCGGAGCGAATTCAAGCGCTGGAAATGCTTTTAATTGAGAATGAGGATCACTTTATTAAACAAGCCGCGATTTGGGTAGATTTCTATCAACATCACGAGATAGCCGAAATCAATGAAAATCCTGTCTTTCAAAAGATCGATCGAAGAAGCCAGCAAGAGATTTCAGAGTTTTTAAACCTCACCGATCTGAAGTTAGCCCGATTTATTTGGACACTCATCAATGGCATTTTGATTGAGCAATTGGAAGATGATGGCAGCTTTTCATTTAGAGAACAAATTCATTTGCTAACTCAGATGCTGATTGCCTACTTTGAGAAATATTCTCCTGACTAGAATACAAAGAATGAGGTCTGTGAGTTCATAGGATTTTTTAAATCGCCAATATAAATCAATCGCTCGATATAAAAAAAGAATTAGGAATAATGCTCTTGAGAAGGAACTAATAATTTCTCACACTGTTGCCCAACTATTGAAGCAATTATTTGAAAAAAATAAGGCAATCTCATTCACTTTTTGTCTTCAAATTTTATACTCATCACTTTTGTACCCGTCAGCTAAGGAGAGTAGACTTAAATGAATATTGATTTCACTCGTTTCAATGAATTTATAGAGACATTCGACATTCTCGAACTGATTGAGCTTGTCTTTCTCATTGCCATTATCGTTGAAGCTGCGTGGGATATTTTTACGGGTCGAAGAAAAAAAGGGGAGACGTTCGCCAATTTTGGCATTGCCCTTGCTAATCACCTATTAGACCGTACTCTTTATGGACTAGTCTTTGTTCTTGGTCTATTTGTCGTCGAAAATTTTATTTCCTGGAGAATTCCCTTGACCTGGTGGAGTTGGGTACTCGCTCTCATTCTGGCAGACATCACCTATTATTGGATGCACCGATGGGAACATGAAATACGCATCTTCTGGTCGTATCACAGCGTTCACCACTCATCACCTGAGTACAATCTCACCACATCAATTCGGCTAGCATGGATCGAAGGGCTAATCGAGTGGATATTTTTCGTTCCCATGATTTTAATGGGCTTTGATGTTGTTCAGACACTCATTGCCTTGGCTGTGGTTCTTATTTATCAAACCTGGATTCACACGGAGAGAATTGGAAAGCTTGGATGGATGGATTGCATCTTCAATACACCATCAGTCCATCGCGTTCATCACGGGACAAGTCGAATGTGCATCGACAAGAACTATGGCGGAATTCTCATCATCTGGGATCGCCTATTCGGTACCTACCAAGCTGAGAACGAAAAAATTACGTACGGTCTTACTAAACAGGTTGGATCGGTCAATCCAATTATCATAAACTTCTATGAGTTGTGGCAGATTACCAAGGATGTTTTGCGCAGTAAGCGATTCTCCCATGCCCTTGGTTACATTTTTGGTAAACCGGGTTGGCAACCCAATGGTGGCACAAAAAAATATTAAAGAATCCATGCAACCAAGATCCTACTCATCAGCGCCTAACGGCAAGGCAGAGGTCAGAAGGGGCAAACCTACGCCGACAGAGAAAGTGAGAAACTTGGTTTTGGGAAGTACATCAAGACTATTGGAAGGAAGTTTCTGAAGAGAAGGTTAAAATACTAGATCCCAAAACACTTAAAGAAGTCAAATTATTCTCAATATCTTTGTTTAATGGAATATTGCCATCTGAGTTGGGGCATTGCACTACGATACCCTTTCTTTTGGTGAGAGGGGATATAATTAACGCAACATTTATTCACAAATATTAGCGATTTCTGCCGATCGCGCTAAATGAGCTTAGTTTTTCATGTCTTTAAAAATCGCAAAATTCCCCGCAATTCTCTCCCCCTTTCTGTTAATTGCTCCCTTTTTTTTCTGGGGAACGGCGATGGTGGCGATGAAAGGAGCAATCCCCCAAACCACCCCTTTGTTCATGGCTGGCGTGCGCTTGGTTCCGGCAGGGGCATTGGTTTTAGGTGCCGCTGCTCTTTGGAAATTGCCTCAACCGAAGGGGAAGAAAGCGTGGTTGTGGATTGGGATATTTGCCCTGTTAGATGGGTTAATGTTCCAAGGTTTTTTGGCGGAAGGATTGGTGAGAACGGGGGCGGGATTGGGTTCGGTGATGATCGATTCCCAACCGATCGCGATCGCGCTATTGTCGAGTTTTCTATTTGGCGAAGTCATTGGGGTTTGGGGTGCGTTGGGCTTAATTGTTGGGGTTGCGGGGATTAGCTTAATTGGTTTGCCCGACGAGTGGATTGTTACAACGTTGCAAGGTTCGATCGGAAACATTGCATTCAGTTGGCAGAATTTATTCAATAACGGACAATGGCTAATGTTGTTAGCTGCCCTATCAATGGCAACAGGAACCGTGAGTATTCGCTATGTCTCTCGCTACGCCGATCCCGTGGTTGCGACGGGATGGCACATGATTTTGGGAGGAATTCCGTTGTGGATGGCATCTTATTTTTGGGAGTCTAACCAATGGGCAAATCTGGATTTTAATGGCTGGATGGCACTCGCCTATGCCACGCTCTTTGGCAGCGCGATCGCCTACGGCATTTTCTTTTACATTGCTTCTAGCAGCAATCTCACCAGTTTTACCGCCCTGACCTTTCTCACCCCCATATTCGCCCTTTTATTCGGCAATCTCCTGCTCTCGGAAGTTCTGACAAAGATTCAGTGGATTGGTGTTATCTTGACCTTAGTTAGCATCTATTTGATTAACCAACGAGAACAAATAGGGACGTTCTGGAAAGAACTCACCACA from Lusitaniella coriacea LEGE 07157 includes these protein-coding regions:
- a CDS encoding DMT family transporter: MSLKIAKFPAILSPFLLIAPFFFWGTAMVAMKGAIPQTTPLFMAGVRLVPAGALVLGAAALWKLPQPKGKKAWLWIGIFALLDGLMFQGFLAEGLVRTGAGLGSVMIDSQPIAIALLSSFLFGEVIGVWGALGLIVGVAGISLIGLPDEWIVTTLQGSIGNIAFSWQNLFNNGQWLMLLAALSMATGTVSIRYVSRYADPVVATGWHMILGGIPLWMASYFWESNQWANLDFNGWMALAYATLFGSAIAYGIFFYIASSSNLTSFTALTFLTPIFALLFGNLLLSEVLTKIQWIGVILTLVSIYLINQREQIGTFWKELTTSGESVKSRQSDVPQSLKSMSEGKP
- a CDS encoding TetR/AcrR family transcriptional regulator, which gives rise to MPKIVDSEQYRKEILYKCFDLFAEKGYANVTTRQLSKELGISTGAMYHYFPSKQALFEQLVEEVSMQEFQLFKTAARGHPLSERIQALEMLLIENEDHFIKQAAIWVDFYQHHEIAEINENPVFQKIDRRSQQEISEFLNLTDLKLARFIWTLINGILIEQLEDDGSFSFREQIHLLTQMLIAYFEKYSPD
- a CDS encoding sterol desaturase family protein; translation: MNIDFTRFNEFIETFDILELIELVFLIAIIVEAAWDIFTGRRKKGETFANFGIALANHLLDRTLYGLVFVLGLFVVENFISWRIPLTWWSWVLALILADITYYWMHRWEHEIRIFWSYHSVHHSSPEYNLTTSIRLAWIEGLIEWIFFVPMILMGFDVVQTLIALAVVLIYQTWIHTERIGKLGWMDCIFNTPSVHRVHHGTSRMCIDKNYGGILIIWDRLFGTYQAENEKITYGLTKQVGSVNPIIINFYELWQITKDVLRSKRFSHALGYIFGKPGWQPNGGTKKY